Genomic segment of Propionispora hippei DSM 15287:
CCTCGGCAACCTCGCTGTCTTCCGCCAGCTTGGCCCGCAGGTGCCGGACATGGACGTCGACCGTCCGGGTATCGCCAAAGTACTCATAGCCCCATACTTTTTCGAGAAGCTGTTCTCTGGTATATACTTTCCCGATATTTGTAACAAATAATTTCAAAAGTTCATATTCCTTCGGGGTAAGTTCCAGCTTTGTCTTGTTGAGAAACACTTCATAACGGCTGAAGTGAAACCGCAGACGGCTAACGGTAAGCTCACCAGTGCCGGCCGGCTCCTTCTGACTGCGCCGCAGCACGGCCTTTACCCGGGCCACCAGTTCACGGGGACTGAACGGCTTGGTCATATAATCATCAGCCCCCAGCTCAAGACCGATGATCTTATCAATCTCTTCTGTCTTGGCTGTCAGCATAATAATCGGAATACCGGCCGTAGCCTGTTGGCTCTTTAGGCTCCGGCACACCTCCAGACCATCCAGTTCGGGCAGCATCAAGTCAAGCACGATCAAATCCGGCTTGTTCTGTCGGGCCGTCTGTAAAGCAACAGTCCCGTTATCCGCCTCTAAAACCGCGTACCCTTCCTTTTGCAAATTAAACTTTACCAGCTCCCGTATGGCTACTTCATCATCGACTACAAGAATGTTGCCTGTCATGTCATCACTACTCCTTACTGACTGGCCAGTTATCAGAGGTGTCATGAATAATATGGCATTCATGGTGCTTTCATTTAAATAAAAACCAGGTTAGATAACCTGGTTTTTGAGACTGCCACTTATTTTAATTCACGGCATCCTTTAAGCCTTTGCCAGCCTTGAAGACCGGGTTTTTAGAAGCCGGAATAGTAATCTCGGCACCGGTTTGAGGATTACGGCCCTTTCTTTCTTCACGGGTTTTTACCTCGAAAGTACCAAACCCGATCACCTGTACTTTATCATTCTGGGCCAAAGCTTCTTCAATAGTAGTAAACAGGGCGTTGATGGCCTTCTCTGCATCCTTCTTGGTTAAATCGGATTTTTCAGCAACGCTGGCTACTAATTCAGTTTTATTCACAAATCCATCCTCCTCACGAAAATCGTTACGAATAGCATTATTCGCTGTTCATATTTTTATTCCTGTCTAATAGCAAAAAATTTACCTAAAATCAGTAATTTTTTTATTATTTTTTGGAAAATTCCCCGTTTTTCACCTCATCTTTCTTCGCTTGCTCCCAAAATTCATCTAATTCAGCCAGTGTAAACTTGTCCCAACTGCAATTAGCAAGGGTTACCTGCCGTTCGACATAAGCAAACCGATTAACAAATTTATTGTTCGTCCGGGTCAAGGCAATTTCCGCATCAACGGTTAAAAAGCGCGCCAGATTGACGACGGTAAACAGGACATCACCCAATTCCTCTTCCACAGCCGGACCCTGACCTTCCTGCACGGCTTCCCGCAGCTCAGCAAGTTCCTCCGATAATTTTTCCCAAACAGGAGCAATATTATCCCAATCGAAGCCAACTTTAGCTGCTTTTGCCTGCAATTTGGCCGCCCGCGCCAGGGCTGGAAAATGAATTGGAATGCCGTCGAGCACCGACTTTTGTCCGGCATGGCTTTTTTCCCGTTTTTTGATGGCTTCCCAGTTGACCACCACTTCCGCGGCGTCCCGTACCGAAATGTCGCCAAACACGTGAGGATGGCGACGGATCATCTTTTCCACCACCTGGTCAACCACATCCTGCATAGAAAAAGCACCGGTTTCTTCCGCCACTCGGGCGTGAAAGACAATCTGCAGCAAAAGATCGCCCAACTCTTCGCACAGCTTGTCCCGGTCACCCAGTTCGATAGCCTCCAGAACCTCATAGACTTCTTCCAACAGGTATTTCCGCAGGGTGGCATGATCCTGTTCCCGGTCCCATACACAGCCTTCCGGTGAACGCAGCTTGGCCATGACCTCTACCAGCGGCTCTACGCTAAACCGCTGCTGCGTATCCGGCACGGCAGGCACGTACACGCTGGTCAGATGATCAATAAACGGCAGCCTGTCCAGTTCATACAGCGGCACCGTCAGCAGCTTT
This window contains:
- a CDS encoding response regulator, which produces MTGNILVVDDEVAIRELVKFNLQKEGYAVLEADNGTVALQTARQNKPDLIVLDLMLPELDGLEVCRSLKSQQATAGIPIIMLTAKTEEIDKIIGLELGADDYMTKPFSPRELVARVKAVLRRSQKEPAGTGELTVSRLRFHFSRYEVFLNKTKLELTPKEYELLKLFVTNIGKVYTREQLLEKVWGYEYFGDTRTVDVHVRHLRAKLAEDSEVAEAIETVRGVGYRFREI
- a CDS encoding HU family DNA-binding protein, translated to MNKTELVASVAEKSDLTKKDAEKAINALFTTIEEALAQNDKVQVIGFGTFEVKTREERKGRNPQTGAEITIPASKNPVFKAGKGLKDAVN
- a CDS encoding bifunctional methyltransferase/pyrophosphohydrolase YabN, whose protein sequence is MGDITIIGLGPGSFGLLTLDTLERLTQADSLLLRTAKHPTVNELEKRGIRFISYDYLYEEKDSFAEVYEAIAADCLWQAVEKSVVYAVPGSPLVAEKTVTLIQQMAKERNIPVTVLPGMSFLEVLYTRLGVDPIDGITVLDAADIGQVAPDRRTALVVTQVYNRQVASETKLSLMDFYPDDVLITVVQNLGLTDEKLLTVPLYELDRLPFIDHLTSVYVPAVPDTQQRFSVEPLVEVMAKLRSPEGCVWDREQDHATLRKYLLEEVYEVLEAIELGDRDKLCEELGDLLLQIVFHARVAEETGAFSMQDVVDQVVEKMIRRHPHVFGDISVRDAAEVVVNWEAIKKREKSHAGQKSVLDGIPIHFPALARAAKLQAKAAKVGFDWDNIAPVWEKLSEELAELREAVQEGQGPAVEEELGDVLFTVVNLARFLTVDAEIALTRTNNKFVNRFAYVERQVTLANCSWDKFTLAELDEFWEQAKKDEVKNGEFSKK